The segment CGCCTACAGTCAATGCCCGGTGATGTGAACACTAACTGTTTGaccttttagttcaacaatagGGTTTGTTACTTCGAATAATAgctagtttctatcaaagaaaaaattgtaaaatcaaaaataagtatttttggGTTTATAATCGATCTAGTTGAAGCAAAAAGAGTATGAATtaagtttaaacaatatttttttgattcaaaaatatgattcCAGTTGAATTCAACAACAGgtaattgttgtttcaaactatcatcatttttctgcgtacttttgacaattctcgctgctcgattggctcccaagatggctgcttccgcgtatctctcacctctgagtatttctagtgtTAGTACcaagaagaaatttcatcatggtgtgggtgaaatcgtaaatcgaTCAATCACGATCAAGAGTGACATCCACGgggtaaatcacttcctgcataaatatACAATAAGTGATAAATATTGATAAcaatatttactattttaaatgtgtccACCTCATCATAACAACTCTTGCCACATACTGTTATGGGACTTGACAGCTCAAGATCGTATTGGAAAGgtggaaaattttgtaaaatattcaTCAATACCGGTAAATATATTTACCCCGGGCAAAACCATGGAAATATACatctaccccgtaacaaagtgacagttattaacagtttgccataacacccgccagtgtcaaaaatgtcgcgacgatcgtttttacgtgccagtcaaaattgacgcaccttcgatttccaaaggaaatgttaatttttgttacgttaaatgtgaacgcaataagctgtctggacaacgatttgaaaagtgcgtattgattatttcagcattatttcatgttttcggtaaaactgtttgaattcttggtgggttgtttgattgatttgtttacaagataaaaagcggtatttattacaagattgtcattcttgtgtacgagttgtctgctctaaagtatttgaatattgcgtgtttcattaaaagttatccgctgcgcaattcaaaatgaaatgctctttcatgattgctggatcgattttgtcgttaacagaacaagttaagcaaaattcaagagtaaatccaagcaatagagatcgttgcagttgtacaaaaaacacacTGTTatatgacagaaccaaatagagcatgtcATTATGAtagaagaaccagttatgctgctattgtcattaccacggaaacgttttggtacttgacataatattgtcagttcgtaaaatactctattgaaataataaaccaattcagatcttatatgcacaagggatttgccaaaacaaatgataataaactctttcttcgatatttacgccgctttcaaacatctgtcgtgaaccatgaaccagcagttttaggtacgtttgattagtatgggagctgtcacattgttaccgggttgatatacataaatatatttgaagtgattcgcccCGTGGGTGGAAACTTTCGTAAAATATTCATCAATACCGGTAAATATATTTACCCCGGGTAAAAGCGTggaaatatgcataaatatattgcgattattatctaaaatttttctttcgtaggtttagttgtgcgcctaacagttgcgcgcagctctgttctggttgctcgcagtcaaagtatctcttttacactcacacgaaatttcgtaagaaactgtcaacgcaagggtgatgagaaaagcaacaatatttctctctcgctcatcacctgaatgctagggtagcttgatttgtgtttgcccgttcaaacatgcacaatttttttacaaacgcaatcagcatttaaattttatcattttcggttaacgtaaaacATTgtgactgtgttgtttgtaagtctgtatgtaatagaacaaaacgaatgttatctaagcaaagaataagagtataaacatagaaaacttactcgtgcttacactgtcaataatacatgatttgcctttgcgcacaactatataaagctgaaaaacgaaagattttctcgggaagcacaatatttattattgcaaattgcatcaaaaacgcgaaatgcaagaaacttgcaaacattttgcaagcaaaattccagcagtgagccgtcaattattcatgtcaatttattgggattgacacttgcaataagttgacataaatatttgacagctcgctgctagcattttgcttgtaaactgtttgcaagatttttgcatttcgcgtttttgatgtaATTTGCAATATatttatcccgcattttgcaccttactggacaccgcagtctaaaagtgcgactggcacaaaaagtgcgacaatgcgaatgctgtgagtgagaaagagaaagagtgacaactgcaatgttgctgttttgttttgtctaaTACATTGGCatcagagaaaataatctggattaatccaggtacagctgcaaagcacaataataaatttgaagtgattcgcccCGTGGTGACGTCAAACTTTGAAAACAAACCCCAATGTTcggcgcggtttgtttttgtaatttGACGTCGTTTCCTGATTTTTCGttactaatagcgaattcataaattaacctggctcaggtcgattagcactcagttttaatcgaagtgctgtcaaagcgttcataaattaaccgagattgcatttcggttaaactgacagcatcaaggggtcggacactcggcacagccgtttttatgttaggcgacttgaaacgaaccgaactgtgccggtgctgtaccgaaagtgccgaactgcaagatttgtttatttatttatttatttatttattatatataattcatctgaccttaaaattgtctacatgaagAAAATCTTATTCTAAATAAGCTCTACGCAATCTCTGTGCAAACAAGTGTGACGGTAAACCAAAGTCAAAAAGTTCCTCTACATTAGAAAAGGTCCTGATACATTCAGTTATCGGTTCGCTATATCCGAACGCCGTCCGATGAAACTGCGTTTGAACTAGTCCAGTTGATCGCAACGGTCGTTGTGATGCGCGAAAATTAATCATGGAAAGCAAGTTTGGAGAGTCGATTTCgccattgatagtttttgctacgaatattgcttgttgcatctTGCGTCGGTGTTCAAGGGTGTCCAAGTCGAGTAAACGGCACCTATCTACGTAAGCAGGTAAGATATCCGGATGTTCCCAGGGCAAGTGTCGCAATGCTAGTCGGATAAATCTCCGTTGCCgttgatttgttaaatttgttaaaatctgatagacctggcaaccgtgcgagatgattttgacaactggcagtgctcccatttcatatgtaaaattgaaccggaggtgtgtaaagccctataaatgttatttttataaggctttagaggtgtgccgtttgatatttctgcagtgccggggcactatgtgctgagtgtccgaccccttggacaGCATTTtatttgaagcgcaggttaaaactgtctagcattatgGTTTActggtcgatctgtcaaactgcccgtatcgttcataaaattCGGGTTCCAGTTAGCatgaacccaggttaatttatgaattcgctatcatatactagagtgactatccagctttttacgcgctataatggcgatAAATTGTTGTCAATagtgcagagttgtcaaaaagattgttcgcatattacgaacacaatttatagcgtccgccattatagcgcgtaaaaagctggataccagcttctctttcctgcatatccgttggataggtcgtctgctcgattggaatgacactgacagataattatcattccaatttagacattgtcgccactctgtatccagctttttacgcgctataatggtggccgctataaattgtgttcgtaatatgcaatcaatctttttgacaactctgcatacatcaaatctagcactcttctcttgcaacactaccgtgctctttctttcgtttacgtcaaagaaggaaagcaaaactatgcgaaatgtaaacaaaactattgccctTCTACTtctgcgtaaacgaaagaaagagcaacactgccgtacaggagaagagtgcccagttttgatgtatgcagagttgtcaaaaagattgatcACATATTACGAGcacaattctagatagaattaacaaaagggcgaatgtctcaagcgtaaacaaaccgagtgagggttgattttcatatgctggtccagcaaaaagtaactgtcacccgttttgtttatatttgcgacattcgccttttgttaattctatctagattggATCAGGCAGGGGCAAGGGGTTTctaacagcaatgattactacgcacctttgaaaaaacttacttttgattactttactgattacctctgattaccactaATCAATATCTTGTGattactatccagctttttacgcgctataatggcggacgctataaattgtgttcgtaatccagctttttacgtgctataatggtggccgctataaattgtgttcgtaatatgcgaacaatctttttgacaactctgcatacatcaaatctggcactcttctcttgcaacactaccgtgctctttctttcgtttacgccaaagaaggaaagcaaaactgtgcgaaatgtaaacacaagtattgctctccttcttttgcgtaaacgaaagaaagagcaatactgccgtacaggagaagagtgcccagtttcgatggatgcagagttgtcaaaaagattgttcgcatattacgaatacaatttatagcgcgtaaaaagctggatatgtgaacaatctttttgacaactctgcatacatcaaaactgggcatttttctcctgtacggcagtgcacctcttgctctttctttcgtttacgcaaaagaaggaaagcaaaagttttgtttacatttcgcacagttttgctttcctactttgacgtaaacgaaagaaagagcacggtagtgttgcaagagaagtgtgccagatttgatgtatgcagagttgtcaaaaagattgtttgcatattacgaacacaatttatagcggccaccagtatccagctttttacgcgctataatggtggccgctataaattgtgttcgtaagatgcgaacaatctttttgacaactctgcatacatcaaatctggcactcttctcttgcaacactacccgataaaaaatcccccctacttttcccccgatttagtaggttcgcgtcggctgaatcgcccgattttggacccgacgaatcggccgattgttgcaacgacgcttatgggagtttaacagggcgatctaccgattcgtcggtatgtttaatcgatcgacaaaaaccgactaaattggttgtttagtcgggtgatgaaataaaggtgtctgatggaaccaaacgaaataggttgattaatcgggcgataaaatttgtcaatataccgacgaaataggtggattaattggtgtatgtagttaacttgcctaccaaagccgatcaaatcggtggaggaatcagatgacgaaatacgtaaatcatacgaaataggtggattaatcgatggagaaaattttgtaacctacggaaccatacaaaataggtcgattattcgggacataaaatttatcaatacagacaaaataggtggatcaattcgagcattatattgaagtctatagaaccaaacctaattctaataaaaatgctcctaataatgccctgaaagtggccctcttcaacaactcctccTGCCTCAGGAACAGAGATGCCCACCGTGCGGTATCGCTCGACCAGTTTAAAAGTGACTTTAGACTTCTGAGAATTGGCGACcagcggcccaagaccgagttgaacgaagaagactgcttgaaatagcacgagcgacGTCGGCGCGATGACAACCTGTTACGATCAGAAGGTAATtaattggaatcgaaaaaagcTGTTCATTGAAGAAATTTCTCTCTTCTGCGGAACATACACGAACACTTATATTGACTCCTATAGTTTAATTTCACTAACCTGCTCATCCTTCATGAAGCCAATCGATCAATTTCCTCCGCAGAACCAATCCGTTCCCATCGTGACAAAGGAGATGAACTTGTCGCAGGACCTTTTCGATTCCATGCCTCATTGACGGCGACGCAGATCCGGACGGAGTTCCTTTAAGGAAGATATAAACCGAGTCAAGAGCAGCTTGTTACTGGACCTAACCTCTATCTCCGTTGTGTGGCTCCACAATCCGATAGGAAAAAATAGTCGCacgataattttcagtgcgAAATTCCAACTAACATAGCGATAATAAGTTACAAATTCAATGCAGCTGTCTTTTTATGTAAAGGATACTTACCTAGCTATTCAAATAAAGAACAAGTAAATTAGAAGTAAACTGGCCTTGTTCAAAAATCACTCAGACTTAGCTGTCAAAACATCATTCTGTACAGAGTAAAccgatcatcatctgatttaatcgttacccgacggtaacagattaaatataccaatgcgtcgggtgacggagacaaccacccaacgcgatccgacgaagtcggttgattaataggttgatttcttcggcatcctatttcgtcgatagatgcgtaaaacagcatctgtcaaaattttctattgggtaccgttctctttctttcgtttacgtcaaagaaggaaagcaaaactgtgcgaaatgtaaacaaaactattgccttccttcttttgcgtaaacgaaagaaagagcaacactgccgtacaggagaagagtgcccagttttgatggatgcagagttgtcaaaaagattgatcacatattacgaacacaatttatagcgtccgccattatagcgcgtaaaaagctggataccgtctgccattatagcgcgtaaaaagctggatatagtcactctagattttcctatgctggaccagcaaaaaataactctcactcgttttgtttacatttgttaattctatctaaatttttgctttccttctttggcgtaaacgaaagaaagagcacggtagtgttgcaagagaagagtgccagatttgatgtatgcagagttgtcaaaaagattgttcgcatattacgaacacaatttatagcgtccgccgttatagcgcgtaaaaagctgcatacgcgttggataggtcgtctgctcgattggaatgacactgacagataattaaaTATCATTCCAATtgtgacattgtcgccactctgtatatagtcactctaggtctCAGCTCTCAGCCCCGTCTGTCAAAAGAGGTCAAAGACAaaacatcaaaaaaaaaattacatttggGCTTTAAGCAAAGCAAAAGCACAAGGAAGTAAGAATATAAGTAAACATTTAAATATTATAGAAAATTCGCTTATACATTCTCTGTTCTTAGTGACATGTGAATAAAGTGTAATTGCCATCAAGGGAATACTCTTTTGTGCCGTCTTGAAGCTGGAAAGCAGGTTTTTAGCCAAAATGTTGCTTAGATCATTACAATATCTAAATAGTTTCGGTAAATATTTAAATGAGGAGAAATATGACATCATAACCTTGATTAATGCAATTTCAGCTGGCAAACGCTGCCTTTCAACACAGGCGACGTCGGTACAATCCGTTGCAGTTCCGGATAAAGGTTTCATGGTACTGATATTTAATTAGTATATTAATCAAAAAGCCTATATTTTCAGATAGTGAAATTATTCAGCATCCTGATTACTTTGGCattcaccatctgtttactatAGAGGATCTTTTTAGAGCAAAGGTTCATTTGGGACATAAAGAAGGCACTCTCCATAATAGTATGAAAGGTTACTTGTACGGTAGTAGACTAGGCCACTGCATCATTGATCTTGATAAGACAGCTGAATACTTGAGACTAGCACTTAATGTCACAGCCCATATAGCTTACCGCGGTGGAATCATACTGTTTCTCAACCGCAGTGCTCAAAATGGCCATATAGTGGAAAAAATGGCAATGGAATGCGGGGAGTATTCACATACCAGGTTCTGGCGTGGAGGTATATTAACCAATTCAAAAGTGCAATTTGGTGCTGTAACTAGACTTCCAGATTTATGCGTGTTTTTGAATACACAAAACAATATTCTTGAAATGCACAGTGCAGTTAAGGATGCGGCTAAAATGGCTATCCCAACAATAGGTATCGTGGATACAAACTGTAACGCTAATCTGATAACATACCCTGTCCCTGCGAATGACGACAGTCCTTCGGCAATCGAACTGTATTGCAAGCTGTTCAAAAATGCAGTTTTGCTgggtaaagaaaaacaaaaagaatcaCAACAGGCGAAttgacttttgtttttttttaactttgtaGTGATTAAATAGAATATTAGTAAAACCTAATGTAGTTTGTGTTTGCTTTCAAGGTGGCCGAAATAATAGTAGTAATTGTAAAATTTGTCAAAAAATGAATATTCATTCCTTTTGAGCACAAATTTTTTATACCATCTACcaatagaaattaaaattttatagatTTATAAATAATGTTATGCTCTCAACATCATCGTGAAAAAAACTAATGGGAAATATTCGCTACTTAGTACAACATTGAATGTTAAACGTGGAAACCATACCACTTAGTAGATGAGATCAAAGTAACAATAGtaagaaaaaatgtttcaacAAACAGAAATCGCTTATGTTAGAAAAAAGCTAAGCATAAATATTCAAAAAGCTAAAGTGCTCGCCATCGTTCAAGTTGCTCGTTGGTTTTATGTATATGCTCGACTTACATCCAACATAATTCAGATTTCATGGGTTTTTTCTATTCTATATTAGATAGGTATTCAATATTTTCTTTACGTcatataaatttattattttatctATTTAAAGACGCAGAAACTTTATACATATAAAATTAAGTTATCTACTTTAGTAAGTactatcaaaaaaataaaaatatttacataatggaAATGGCATTGCCCTCCCATTCCATCGTCTGATAACATATTGTGCCTAAAGAATTTTCGTACGCTACGATACAAATTTTATTAACTACTACTGATAAACGGCAACATCGGGTAAGATATTTAAAATCCAATCTAAGCTTGGAATCTTTGAGGACATGTACCACATGTGATGCATGGTAATAGAGCGGGTCTCCTGGATAAAGCAGAAAATCACATCCAAAAGTATCACCACCAGAAACGTACATTTTTTGCTTTTCCCAAATATCTTTAAACACCTTGTACTTGATTCGGTCTTCAGCGGTCAAATGGACAATAGAGAATTCTAGATAAAGGGAACGAGAAAGATAAACGAATGTTATGCCGGTGATAGTTAATCTTACCAGTTGGAATTGGATGCTCCATGGGTATTTGAACTAATGGTGTAAATGCTCCTGTTTCTAATTTTTGCCTTTCCTCGGATATTACGGTTATAGGATCCACTCTAATATCTGTATGTATTTATTGATTTCTATATATAAGTGATAGAAAAGAATAATAACAACGtatatgtacctttttctttggCTCCATTTTTCATAagcttttttcgttttccttcaATGATTTGAGGTAATATTTTCTCAAATTCCAACAATCTTTTCTCAATGTAGGGTGCCCGTTGTTCAGAGGTTTGCTTTTTGGTAAGGTTACGAAAACTAGTCTCATCTTCCGATTTGGGGCTGAGTAGAAGCGACGTAGCTTTGTTGAgcaaaacgatcaagtttttTTCAAGACCCAAATTTAATTCATACTGAGAAAGTACAGCAGGGAGAGCAGACAAATTTACATTTCTTGATTTTGAGACGGGAACTCCAATCAAACTACCAGTAATACGATGTGTGGAACGAAGTTCACTGTAATCTAAAATTTGATAGTTATGTATTTATAAAATTATTTCTGTTTAGCTCACCGTCTAATGTTTTACTCACCGTCTACATCATAAACAAAGCCTCGACCATGTTGTAACACTACTGGAATTTTCCGCATT is part of the Sabethes cyaneus chromosome 2, idSabCyanKW18_F2, whole genome shotgun sequence genome and harbors:
- the LOC128737313 gene encoding 28S ribosomal protein S2, mitochondrial; protein product: MLLRSLQYLNSFAGKRCLSTQATSVQSVAVPDKDSEIIQHPDYFGIHHLFTIEDLFRAKVHLGHKEGTLHNSMKGYLYGSRLGHCIIDLDKTAEYLRLALNVTAHIAYRGGIILFLNRSAQNGHIVEKMAMECGEYSHTRFWRGGILTNSKVQFGAVTRLPDLCVFLNTQNNILEMHSAVKDAAKMAIPTIGIVDTNCNANLITYPVPANDDSPSAIELYCKLFKNAVLLGKEKQKESQQAN
- the LOC128737674 gene encoding tRNA-splicing endonuclease subunit Sen34; translated protein: MRKIPVVLQHGRGFVYDVDDYSELRSTHRITGSLIGVPVSKSRNVNLSALPAVLSQYELNLGLEKNLIVLLNKATSLLLSPKSEDETSFRNLTKKQTSEQRAPYIEKRLLEFEKILPQIIEGKRKKLMKNGAKEKDIRVDPITVISEERQKLETGAFTPLVQIPMEHPIPTEFSIVHLTAEDRIKYKVFKDIWEKQKMYVSGGDTFGCDFLLYPGDPLYYHASHVVHVLKDSKLRLDFKYLTRCCRLSVVVNKICIVAYENSLGTICYQTMEWEGNAISIM